The stretch of DNA caaaaaattaaaacattcctcCCACACTATCTTTTGCTTCTTGAATTCTGCATGCTGTACATAAAACAAATCCATGTTAAAGTTTGTGCAATAATCaggaagcttttttttcttttaagaatggcAAATGGTATCTTATGACCTAAATATAGCCCTCAAGCTCAGGTATAGAAAATTTTCCATCCAGCCTGGCTATAAGGTAATGAGAAACTAGCCCTGGTTTTCACTGCCACATCTAATCCTCATGGCAGAATGCATCATCACACCATATTaacccaaattttaaaaaagtgaacaattacccactatgaggagtggatggggtggtgTGGGGGGAGGTGGCAGggagcagaagaaggggagggtggggaactggttggtatgtaaaatgaaaaagaatttttaaataaaataaaatgtaaaaaagaagtaaaataaaatcaagtccATTAAAAAAAGTGAAGTTATCAAACAAAACATTTCTGCCATTTGGTGTGTCAATCTAACATAAAATTCAGCAGAATCTTATAGTTTTAGAAAATCTTATAgacagaaggggagggggaattCCCATATTGTGttcacttattttaaattttaactaagGCATGACTATAAAAAATGGACAGCTGATGAAAAAAAGGTGCAAAACAGAACACTGCATTGTTCCTAAGGGTTAGAAAATAAAGcccgtgtgtgtgtctgtactaCACAAGGCTGATGCTTAAGGCTGATGCATGTAAGTGCAAACACACTTCAGGTTCAATTATACACGCTGGCCTCCATAATTCAAATGCTATGTTTTTGTGTGCAATGCTGCATAggaaagataataaaacaataaaatacactGTTATTCTACAGAATTTATCAACAAGAaggctttgttctgttttcttatatttctgaaaatatgaaaaaaaagtaaaagtatatCACACAGCACCAGTGGTAACAGGAAGTGTTTTTGAATGAAGACTTGGGAATGAAGGATCAAAAATCAAAATGTAGTCTCTTCCCTGAAGTTTCTTCTAATTAAACACTTACAATTTTTAGgagatagaaaataataaatcccaTCTtctttttgaaagctattatcatttaaaaacaacCTTTTAATGTGTTTACTGCAAGAGTCCTTTATAGGCTCACCAAGTACAACTAATTTTACCACAAAAGATGAACTGTTCTGTACACTACTACACATTCCCCCTCAATTCCAATACAGAATGCTCTTGGCATGGCACAAAAACCCGTGGAGTGTTCTTTGGATAAATATTTACAGTcacattcattttatatttcaatcacaatttgaaatgaaaataatttcacttatttttgtgtatgaagTTTCCAAACTTTTGCATGAATCCTCGGAACTTGTTTTCATTGGTGGTATATGAATGGTAAGCACCAGTCTTGTAATTCAGCATTGGGCTGGATCTGCCATAATTGCTGCCCATAGTTGTGGATTTGACTTCTGGGCGGTTGACATGTGTATTTGtcatgctgcttgctggctgaATAGAGCTCTCAATCTTACAAAATGGCTCAAATCGACTGTAAACTCGCTGGTTGGTTGAATGAGATCTCAGGAGCTCATTGGACTTTAGCACCGGAGAAGAGGTTGGCCGTCTTTGAGGGGCAAGGACCGGGTTGATCTCCTTCGAATCACGGTATTGGATCTGCTCAGTGTTAAATCTTGGGGCAGAGGcatctcctgctctctctgaAAGCCTCCTTTCAACAGGAGTAGGAGAAGGAGCTAGTCTCCTACTTTCTTCTGCTTGGGAATTTATTCCTGGAGATGAGCTAACTGCTATGTTCTCCTTGCTCTTGTGGATGCTGCCTTGAGAATTTGATGAGGAGGAACGTTTTCTTCTAGGAGATGAATCAACCCTGGGCTCGGATTTTTTGGGCTTCTGATTCTCTTCACCCTCAGAAACCAAAGTATCAGAACTACTACACATTCTGTAAAACGCAGGTGCCTTGTTCTTAGATaggttttctctcttttctggagTGAGACTAAGTAAGGACCTTAACTTCTGAGACCCCTTTTTCAAAAAACTTGGGGAGCCTTTAACTTCCTTCTTAGAAGTGAGTTCTTTGCTGGGTTCTTCTTTGTTCACATCAAGCAAAGCAGCAATGGAAATAGATTTGGTGGCCGAGCTACTTGGAGGGACTCTCTTAacagcctcttcttcctcatctgagCTATGGGTCACATTGTGCATGCTTTTAGAACTCTTCAGCACATCCTCCTTGGGTTTTTCTGGTTGTCTAATTCGATTTCTGGTAAGGGTACTATACACATAATTCTTGCTATTTCCATGATCCAAATTGACTTTTGAGTGGTCAAAGGATGGGAAACTTCGCCTTTTGAGCAGATTCTCATTTTGCTGGTTTTTTAGATTCTCTGTTTGCTTATTTACACACAGATTTGTATATATACAGTTGTTTAATTCTGCTCGCCCATTGGTTATTTGGTTCATGATTGCTGGTTGCTTTTCAGGAACCTGCAAGCTGTGCATTTTTGGTACCTCTGACTGTGCTGGGAGCTTGGGGATCGAGTCAGGCAAGGGTTTTTCTGTCAAGGGCAGTGCATTTGTGGAGTTATCTGGGACCTCTCTAGGTGTATCACTTCCTTGAGAACCAATGATGGTAGAATTTGAGGAGCCAGTTGTACAGCTGTTGACTTCTTTTTGTTCAGGTAAAGTTGGTTTAAACACAAATGAGGAACGAAGCCTGGAATGAGTGTAGAGTGCATTGGCTTTCACGTTCTCGGGATTATCATAGCCTTCAAATCTGTCACCCAGGGTGGAGCCATTTGAGTCAGGTGGGGCTTCTGAATTATCACTTAAGTAGGAGTCAATTCTCCAGCTTCGTAGGAAAGACTTTGTGGTATTCTCCAGGTTTGGCATCCGTTGCTGTAAAGAGCGGATATGATTATCTGTCCCATTAAATGACCTCCGTACATTCGAATTCCTTTCGGCAagatttgttgtttttctctgggCAAGCCGATCGGCAAAACTCTGTGCAGGGATGTTTTTCTGGCTTGCCTGGCCTCCCCGTAATGAGGATGCCACACTGAGACTGTCTGAAGGCCTTCTCCAGTGTCCAGGAGCATTATTAGTTCGATTCAGAGCTCTGTTGAGCAGCAGGTATGGTGTTGTTTCTGGCTGTTCTCCAGCATAACTATGTCTTTTCCAGTTTTCATTGATTTGACCAGGTTGAAACTGACGGATTGTATTTGGACCATTGAAGTTTGGAACAAAATGAGGCTTGTACCCGTGATTTCTCATGCTGTGTTTGTCATGTTCGTTTAGGGTATATATCCCTCTGCCTTTGAAGTAACTAGAGTCTAGTGTGTGCATTTGGTCTTGTCTACCGAAAAGGTTTCTTTGGCTGGAAACAGAAGCTAATGAAGAAATGGAGCGCTGGTAAAAGCCATTCTCCCACAGAGGTTTGCCTGGCTTCACCCTTGCTGATTCTTCCTGAGCAAAAGAACTTGGGACACAAGACCTAGCATAGAGTGTTCGGAATTCTTCGTCAAATAACTCTACAAGGTGGCCTGTGATTATCTGAACCATGCTGAGATGAGCTTTTTCAAATAACCACATGTagctgaaaacaaaagaaaaacaagagactTAATTTTGGTCAAAGAATAATGGTGCCATACAGTTTTACtgtaaatgtcatttaaaaatgacagaagaattcttgttcttgtttttcttagtaagcaaaatttaaaatatttttattacatatcaataataaatacatatacatctTCTTAAGTAACAAGGCAACTTGACTTCTGGTTTTAAGTCCATTcaaaaatttttatattattttctaaaagcTGAAGGAAAAGTGGTCATATATTTTGCATCTATATCTACCAAGATGCTATGGAGTTAAAAACCATTATAATTCGCAAATTCCAAACCAACAGGTTGTGGGAAAAGCTAGGATTAGAGTGAAACACTAGAGACTTGGTTGACCTCTACAGAGCTGTGTCCACTTCCCTCATGTTTACATTGAAGACATGGATAGCATCTATGTGGCAATGCCCTAACATGTCATAATGTGCAAAATGTCTACGCTAATGCATGGAGTTTGAGCCTCAGTTCCTTTCAACtcttatctctgtgagttattCTATGTAATCTTGGATGTAGAGAGGTATAAACAGagaaattgccttggtcatggatgGACAGACTTCACTGTACTCAATCCACATAGGATTACGTAAAACATGCCATTTAAAAATGCCAGTCATGATTTCTGAACATAGTATACACCTTCTGAAAAAATAAGGTTTATGATAAGTTCACAGTATTTTATACAACTTTAAATCCTATATCGTTTTTAAGTGAGGAAAATCTTGAAATTTCATATCAATTTTTGAATTTGGCCTTTGAGCActtaaattaaatagaaagagTCAcaatttaacaatttaaaaataaattgttaataTTCTATATAACAAAGAATATATATGACATACTTAAGTTCATTGAAAAACAAAGTAAGACAAATGCTCTATACTGaacaaatttaatatttatatagggaaaacaaatacaaatataaccATTTCTTGaatgttcataaaaataatacaattattaaaataaattaaaaattaataaaatatcataCATGATACTTTATACTTTGGAGATTTGTCATTCTGTATGCTCTAATTTGTATGCTACTTCCCATGAATTCATGGTATGGGAAGAATATTTACTAGGTACtctttatgtgaatgtgtgagccAGCAGGGTGACTTAAAGAGAAATCAATAGTTAAAGAAATTTTCtggggaagccaggcagtggtggtgcacacccttaatctcagcactcaggaggggaaGACAGGTacatgtctgagtttgaggccaatgtaGTCtatagaataagttccaggacatccaaggtttacacaaagaaaccttatctcagaaaaaagaaagaaagaaagaaagaaagaaagaaagaaagaaagaaagaaagaaagaaagaaaggaaggaaggaaggaaggaagaaaggaaggaaggaagaaaggaaagaaggaaggaaggaagaaaggaaggaaggaagaaagaaggaaggaaattagaGAAAGGGAAATTTTCTTAGTGTGAAATCAGAagtagaaaactaaaaataatttttttaaaaaagaatttctttttcaatCAAACTGAAGCTGCGAATAAAGCAATGATGGGAACAGTAagcaatgaataaatattaaattagcaGGTATTCTGAGTTCCCCAGAGAAAGTGGAAGTAAAAAGATATGAGCAGGCAGTTTGTTTGGAAAAAAACACAGTGaaaagcagaggaagcagaaactgCCACTgtttagtcacacacacacacacacacacacacacacacacacacacacacacaccagattatACTTATCCGGTATAAAGAAATGATGTGTAGGTAAGTTTGAAAGCTAAGCAGAAAATTTGTTGTTTAGGATTTGTCCCCAAATTCAGATAAAttgtaagagaaagaaatgtttggGGATAATTTTCCTAGTGGTTGCTTATTGTACACACTTGACAGATCAGGGACTGATTTTACTATAAAGAAGAGAACATGAGAATAAAGTACAGCCCTAtaggttataaaataaaatgaccccCAAGAACTGAGTTTAGGAAACTGAGAATGTAAGACAACTGGAAGTTTCCTTTGGAATGCTGTAATAAATTGCAGGTTACAGTAAGATATTCAGTTGAGTGTTTCAAAGGTGAATCTGAATGACCAATATAGCATCTGCAGGATTTGGGAGGGATTTCTGTGCTTCTCTGTCACTTTAGGTGACTTGTGTCATCTACAAGGCAAAAGCTACAGATCTGCACTGTCAGTGCTGAGCTCTTCTGTTTGTGTAGACTCAGTGTCCAGTGTCTGCTTGCAACTATAACCAGCCTCACCAGACTACTGTGCCCATTTGGTGAACATTCATCCCACCTCATTCTTCCTAGACCTGCCATTGTCTCAGTCTTTTTGCAGACATCATTTCAAGCACAGCTCTCGGCAATCCTCCACACATGGCTCTTTCTACGTCAGTCTTACTCAAATCACTCTTTCAAGCATCCTTGCAGTGGTCTACATGAAGCAAGGAATCATCTCTGAGTATTCAGACCCCCAGAACTAACAGAAGTAAACAGATTCTGCTGTTTTTGGAATCAATGAATTCCAAAAATCCTCACAATACTAAATCACCCAAGTCAAGTGTCACAAGCTAATGTCAATCTTAGCTTCTTCGTTTCCTTATTTGTCAACTGATATAGCATAGATACCATATTCTAATACAGGATTTTctaatttacttaaaataaaatgcaaatccTCGCCTGGCCTAAAAGAATGCTCTCATAACCTTTCatccctggctggccagggatcTTCTTGCCTCATCCTCTAGAACACTAGGGTTAAGAGCAAGAGCCACAACACTCAATTTGTTTCTTTGGTTCCTCCTGGATAGCTTACCCTTTGCCTAAGATGttcaatcacattttttttccttttgtccccAGTCATAAAATTTACCTCAGGGACCCTATATAGCTCTGTTGAGATCTGTATTTTCAGGTATGGTACactgaaaatacacaaaatatttaataagaagTGATAAAATTgatgtattattattatcaaagtaaa from Onychomys torridus chromosome 7, mOncTor1.1, whole genome shotgun sequence encodes:
- the Fam83b gene encoding protein FAM83B; this translates as METSSMLSSLNDEYRSDNYIEPHYKEWYRVAIDALIEHGLEAYQEFLVKERVSDFLAEEEINYILKNVQKFAQNTERGSENSCDGGSSSGTYWPNISDVEAPNLDLGWPYVMPGLLGSTHIDLLFHPPRAHLLTIKETIRKMIKEARKVIAIVMDIFTDVDIFKEIVEASTRGVSVYILLDESNFNHFLTMTEKQGCQIQRLRNIRVRTVRGQDYLSKTGAKFHGKMEQKFLLVDCQKVMYGSYSYMWLFEKAHLSMVQIITGHLVELFDEEFRTLYARSCVPSSFAQEESARVKPGKPLWENGFYQRSISSLASVSSQRNLFGRQDQMHTLDSSYFKGRGIYTLNEHDKHSMRNHGYKPHFVPNFNGPNTIRQFQPGQINENWKRHSYAGEQPETTPYLLLNRALNRTNNAPGHWRRPSDSLSVASSLRGGQASQKNIPAQSFADRLAQRKTTNLAERNSNVRRSFNGTDNHIRSLQQRMPNLENTTKSFLRSWRIDSYLSDNSEAPPDSNGSTLGDRFEGYDNPENVKANALYTHSRLRSSFVFKPTLPEQKEVNSCTTGSSNSTIIGSQGSDTPREVPDNSTNALPLTEKPLPDSIPKLPAQSEVPKMHSLQVPEKQPAIMNQITNGRAELNNCIYTNLCVNKQTENLKNQQNENLLKRRSFPSFDHSKVNLDHGNSKNYVYSTLTRNRIRQPEKPKEDVLKSSKSMHNVTHSSDEEEEAVKRVPPSSSATKSISIAALLDVNKEEPSKELTSKKEVKGSPSFLKKGSQKLRSLLSLTPEKRENLSKNKAPAFYRMCSSSDTLVSEGEENQKPKKSEPRVDSSPRRKRSSSSNSQGSIHKSKENIAVSSSPGINSQAEESRRLAPSPTPVERRLSERAGDASAPRFNTEQIQYRDSKEINPVLAPQRRPTSSPVLKSNELLRSHSTNQRVYSRFEPFCKIESSIQPASSMTNTHVNRPEVKSTTMGSNYGRSSPMLNYKTGAYHSYTTNENKFRGFMQKFGNFIHKNK